From a single Diachasmimorpha longicaudata isolate KC_UGA_2023 chromosome 15, iyDiaLong2, whole genome shotgun sequence genomic region:
- the LOC135169528 gene encoding dnaJ homolog subfamily C member 13 isoform X4: MMPIKDNQDVACFLVTKHSWKGKYKRIFSIGSLGITTYNPSNLEVTNKWEYADFINVQPTNRNQIGLHEFSITMRKERKVDTMKFSSEHRSHLLTEALRFRNQFAEKPREMLRYPAYKHHWSDTRLPVVLEITPYSLDQLDPATNIVLASYYYKDIEGIGTMRDYTDGFVIVCGGFGRLHLFASQQIDEIKRKVVESAQTNLGVMIKVLKETIPLDEFLVQRFGRFSGDEHITSVSEFTVHKISSRHSDPQRRTLCLSDMCLLERDPQTYNICTLRPLSDIFALVRDNANPQLFTIQYLNGQMRSYMATDRDSLLASLLDGVRASGNRDVHVKMSPIARGKRLGPLNLPVDEEVETSHVKFIQQPPGGRAFAEILERFNANVPYSGLHYSVTQDGLFTENKDKIILGALSSLVNKELETNAEVEAQFHALRRLVASKVGFMAFTTLPGFRESIGNKVVKALKRQDCGVAQAAIDCICALMQAMHDDCDLRQEQLNKSSLLSSNKFLESLLDMWIGHVNHGTGALVVSAMLDLLTFALCVPYSETTDGKHFDNLLEMVASRGRSLFKLFQHPSLAVVKGAGLIMRAIIEEGAAEVAAKMQELALAEGALPRHLLNSLFTVGSDGRLLTHRQLCRHLVGLWLTGHPTAMGLLKRILPVGLLTYLDSEEKVPDSFLEEERLNNRDNLKMAIDHASRNKRGPQWIAIERQMRVVEKHLENALQHWGARVGIERREKIKERQLVLRKRRERIKSEANWKLFYYKFNQDHSMPNLIWNHKTREELRTALENEIRAFTADKDLSGGTLIAWNHREFEVQYQCLSDEVKIGDYYLRLLLEKDSPDSPIRKSYEFFNDLYHRFLLTTKVEMKCLCLQAMTIVYGRYYEDIGPFSDTKYIVGMLERCTDRAERDRLVMFIHKLILHRKNVKDIMDQNGVRVLVDILALAHLHTSRAVVPAQTNVIEAGPEQERVMEREWYYNDGDHRAGPVSLKELKDLYTSGKVNHKTKVWAQGLDGWRIISQVPQLKWTLVAKGMPVMNESELATLILNILIQMCEYYPSRDPDNAVIRPLPRVKRLLSDLQCLPHVVQLLLTFDPVLVERVATLLCEIMRDNPDVSKIYLTGVFYFILMYTGSNVLPIARFLQLTHSKQAFRGDDTTAPDIMQRSILGPLLPDAMVSYLENHGAEKFAQIFLGDYDTPEAIWNAEMRRMLIEKVAAHIADFSPRLQSHTMARYQYIAIPAVRYPQLEKELFCQIFYLRHLCDTVKFPNWPIPEPVHLLKDVLDAWKKEVEKKPPVMTVDEAYKVLGLVTGHQHNEADVRKSYYKLAQKYHPDKNPEGRDKFEAVNQAYEFLCSRSCWTTDGPNPDNIVLILRTQSILFDRYTDELRPYKYAGYPQLIKTIKLETEDDRLFSKAAPLLSAAAELCYHTVHCSALNAEELRREGGLEVLLEAYTRCVSVLSNSSNLDEVAVQVCTHITRCFAVAGKFRGCRDKIVELPQLIKDLCRILHFKHLTKLCSVATECVSSLATDSILQMQLLQSGALWHLLLFMFNYDYTLEEGGVERSQEENRQEVANNLAKLAVKACAKLGGYMTGENETPVNPVTVAALESLLTPYLARQLSKDKPEEILKTLNSNCSNPYLIWDNGTRAELSEYLEGKRQEKLSGNISLEHDFSDFKYSAHNDELVIGEIFVKVYNEQPTFPIENPKSFTIDLLDFLSKSSEYLASLNTMTLTKIDQERLKGIVMTLEALKNVIKNNPGIEMQCIGHFTLIFGLLSCNNFKPIQKRALEVINNVTKNHECVNDIAANEVVVHLLLTLHTLKEHQLLTLETLYALMSTTKIVKDALSKGAVIYILDLFCNSSNIQIREAAADLLAKMSSDKLAGPKVKLDLSRFLPRLFSEAIRDAPKQCVHMFETKHENPELIWDDDAKAKVSRMVAELKDDYYSLQRRNPHGILKLPEAPSNIDVATNEPVVGGVYLRLFIASPAWALRKPKEFLSDLLDTTLSLMARDKTDADMLELTTQALVCLLQAQPALADQVPSLGHIPRLCRQMATRNSQPPVYKAAILILHQLATSEICITSICQTDCISPLKLAMQSRKDMIAVACETLNRLFSTNEDRLIKQALEAEMVPYLLNILEGRLDLIDNPATTKAQIVKALKAMARSILLGEKVNSILEKSSIWAEYKDQKHDLFISNAPTTGYLTGIPVSAGYLTAGPSAQIPTAPPPVEREDRLNHRNDHV, encoded by the exons ATGATGCCGATCAAGGATAATCAGGATGTTGCGTGTTTCCTGGTCACGAAACACTCGTGGAAGGGAAA ATACAAACGTATTTTCTCAATTGGATCCCTGGGTATAACAACGTATAATCCCAGCAATTTAGAGGTGACCAACAAATGGGAGTACGCGGATTTCATAAATGTACAACCGACCAACAGAAATCAAATTGGATTGCACGAGTTCAGTATAACAATgagaaaagagagaaaagttgatacgatgaAATTTAGCTCGGAGCATAGATCACATTTGTTAACAGAGGCCCTCAGATTTCGCAACCAATTTGCTGAAAAGCCAAGGGAGATGCTC AGATACCCAGCTTATAAGCACCACTGGTCGGACACAAGGCTCCCCGTTGTCCTGGAGATAACCCCCTACAGTCTGGACCAACTGGACCCAGCGACAAACATCGTCCTCGCGAGTTATTACTACAAAGACATCGAAGGTATCGGAACAATGCGTGACTACACCGATGGTTTTGTGATAGTCTGCGGTGGATTTGGTCGTCTCCATCTTTTCGCATCGCAGCAGATTGACGAGATAAAACGAAAGGTCGTTGAGTCAGCTCAGACGAATCTTGGAGTGATGATAAAAGTCCTCAAGGAGACTATACCACTTGACGAATTTCTCGTCCAGCGATTTGGTAGATTCAGTGGGGATGAGCACATAACAAGTGTCTCGGAGTTCACTGTACATAAGATATCCTCGAGACACTCTGATCCCCAGAGAAGAACATTGTGCCTGTCCGATATGTGTCTCCTCGAACGAGATCCCCAGACGTACAATATCTGTACATTGAGGCCCCTCTCAGACATATTCGCACTTGTCAGGGACAATGCAAATCCTCAGTTGTTTACTATTCAGTATCTGAATGGACAAATGAGGAGTTATATGGCGACTGACAGGGATTCACTGCTGGCAAGTCTGTTGGATGGAGTCAGGGCTTCTGGAAATCGGGATGTTCATGTCAAGATGAGTCCCATTGCACGTGGAAAGAGGCTGGGGCCCTTGAATTTGCCGGTTGATGAGGAAGTGGAAACGTCACATGTTAAGTTTATTCAACAGCCACCTGGGGGTAGAGCTTTTGCGGAAATTCTGGAGAGGTTCAATGCTAATGTACCTTACAGTGGTCTTCACTATTCTGTTACTCAAGAT GGATTATTCACCGAGAACAAGGACAAGATCATCCTGGGTGCACTGAGCTCATTGGTGAACAAGGAGTTGGAGACTAATGCCGAGGTGGAGGCGCAGTTTCATGCCCTGAGGAGATTGGTGGCGAGTAAAGTCGGATTTATGGCATTTACAACGTTGCCTGGCTTTCGTGAATCCATTGGAAATAAAGTTGTTAAGGCTCTGAAGAGACAGGACTGTGGAGTTGCTCAAGCTGCTATTGACTGCATCTGTGCTCTCATGCAGGCGATGCATGACGACTGTGATTTGAGGCAGGAACAGTTGAATAAGAGTAGTTTGCTCAGCAGTAACAAATTCTTGGAGAGTTTGCTGGACATGTGGATTGGTCACGTT AATCACGGAACAGGAGCTCTGGTAGTGTCGGCCATGCTGGACTTATTAACCTTCGCACTGTGCGTTCCATACAGCGAAACAACGGATGGTAAACATTTCGACAATCTTCTGGAAATGGTAGCCTCCCGAGGACGCTCCCTCTTCAAGCTCTTCCAACATCCCTCCCTAGCAGTGGTGAAAGGCGCTGGTCTGATAATGCGAGCCATAATCGAAGAAGGAGCTGCAGAAGTTGCTGCCAAGATGCAGGAGTTAGCCCTTGCCGAGGGGGCCTTACCCAGACATTTATTGAACAGTCTATTCACAGTTGGCAGTGATGGTAGACTACTCACCCATCGGCAATTGTGCAGACACTTGGTGGGTCTTTGGCTTACTGGCCACCCAACAGCAATGGGCCTCCTCAAGCGAATCCTTCCAGTGGGTCTGCTCACTTACCTCGACTCTGAGGAGAAAGTCCCGGACTCATTTCTCGAGGAAGAACGCTTGAACAATCGAGACAATCTGAAAATGGCTATTGATCATGCATCAAGGAATAAACGTGGCCCTCAATGGATAGCGATCGAGCGCCAGATGCGAGTAGTCGAGAAACACCTGGAAAATGCTCTTCAGCACTGGGGGGCACGTGTTGGTATTGAGAGACGTGAGAAAATCAAAGAACGTCAGCTCGTCCTTCGCAAACGTCGAGAGAGAATTAAATCAGAGGCCAACTGGAAACTGTTCTATTACAAATTCAATCAAGACCACTCGATGCCGAACCTCATCTGGAACCATAAAACACGTGAAGAATTGAGAACAGCACTTGAGAATGAAATTCGAGCGTTTACAGCGGACAAAGATCTTTCCGGAGGAACACTAATTGCCTGGAATCATCGTGAATTCGAAGTACAGTACCAGTGCCTTTCGGATGAAGTTAAAATTGGGGATTATTATCTGAGATTACTTCTGGAAAAGGATTCCCCAGACAGCCCAATTCGAAAAtcctatgaattttttaacgacCTTTACCACAGATTTCTATTAACCACTAAAGTGGAAATGAAGTGCCTTTGTTTGCAGGCGATGACTATTGTCTACGGTCGTTATTACGAGGACATTGGCCCTTTCTCAGACACAAAGTATATTGTTGGCATGTTGGAACGATGCACAGACAGGGCTGAGCGTGACAGACTAGTGATGTTCATCCACAAATTGATTCTTCACAGAAAAAATGTAAAGGACATAATGGATCAAAATGGTGTTCGAGTACTGGTGGACATTCTCGCCCTGGCTCATCTTCACACCTCGCGAGCAGTCGTTCCAGCTCAGACAAACGTCATCGAGGCAGGTCCTGAACAGGAGCGGGTGATGGAGCGAGAGTGGTATTATAATGATGGAGATCATCGTGCTGGTCCTGTCAGTCTGAAGGAGCTCAAGGACTTATACACATCTGGAAAAGTAAATCACAAAACTAAAGTCTGGGCCCAGGGCTTGGACGGTTGGAGAATAATTTCTCAAGTACCTCAACTGAAATGGACTTTAGTAGCTAAAGGTATGCCAGTGATGAACGAGAGTGAGCTAGCTACCCTGATCCTCAATATTTTGATACAAATGTGTGAATATTACCCCAGTCGCGATCCTGACAACGCAGTAATTAGGCCCCTTCCAAGGGTGAAGAGATTGTTATCGGACTTACAATGTCTTCCTCATGTAGTTCAACTTCTCCTCACATTTGACCCAGTCCTGGTGGAACGAGTGGCAACACTCCTCTGCGAAATAATGAGGGACAATCCAGATGTATCGAAGATCTATCTGACAGGTGTTTTCTACTTCATCCTGATGTACACAGGTTCCAATGTCCTTCCAATTGCTCGATTTCTTCAACTGACACATTCAAAACAGGCCTTCCGGGGTGACGACACCACTGCCCCAGACATAATGCAGAGAAGTATTCTGGGTCCTTTGCTACCCGACGCAATGGTGAGCTACTTGGAGAATCACGGAGCTGAGAAATTCGCCCAAATATTTCTAGGAGATTACGACACCCCAGAGGCCATTTGGAATGCAGAAATGAGGAGGATGTTGATCGAGAAAGTGGCTGCACACATCGCTGATTTTTCACCAAGATTGCAAAGCCATACAATGGCCAGGTATCAGTACATAGCGATTCCAGCTGTTCGATATCCCCAGTTGGAGAAAGAGCTCTTCTGTCAAATATTCTACCTTCGACACCTCTGCGACACTGTTAAATTCCCCAACTGGCCGATTCCGGAGCCTGTCCACTTACTGAAAGACGTTCTCGACGCCTGGAAGAAAGAGGTAGAGAAAAAGCCCCCGGTAATGACAGTGGACGAGGCTTACAAGGTTCTGGGTCTGGTGACAGGGCACCAGCACAACGAAGCTGATGTTCGTAAATCCTACTACAAGCTAGCGCAGAAGTACCATCCCGACAAGAATCCAGAGGGACGAGACAAATTCGAGGCTGTGAATCAAGCCTACGAGTTCTTGTGCAGCAGAAGTTGTTGGACAACAGACGGACCCAACCCTGACAACATCGTCCTGATCCTGAGGACTCAGAGTATTCTTTTTGATCGATACACCGATGAACTGAGGCCATACAAATACGCTGGTTATCCCCAGTTGATTAAGACCATCAAACTGGAGACCGAGGATGACAGGCTATTCTCGAAGGCAGCTCCATTACTATCAGCAGCAGCTGAATTATGTTACCATACTGTTCACTGCTCTGCACTCAACGCCGAGGAGTTGCGACGTGAGGGAGGGCTCGAGGTACTGCTCGAAGCTTACACAAGATGTGTCTCTGTACTGAGTAACTCAAGTAATCTCGATGAAGTTGCTGTTCAAGTTTGTACCCATATCACCAGATGTTTCGCTGTAGCTGGGAAATTCCGAGGCTGCAGAGACAAGATCGTGGAGCTACCGCAGTTGATAAAAGATCTCTGCAGAATTCTTCACTTCAAACATCTGACGAAATTGTGCTCAGTTGCCACCGAATGTGTTTCATCACTCGCGACCGATAGCATTCTGCAGATGCAACTGCTGCAGTCTGGTGCCCTCTGGCATTTACTCCTCTTCATGTTCAATTATGATTATACACTTGAGGAGGGGGGTGTGGAGCGCAGTCAGGAGGAAAATAGGCAGGAAGTTGCCAATAATCTTGCTAAACTAGCGGTTAAGGCTTGTGCTAAACTCGGTGGGTACATGACTGGTGAGAATGAGACACCAGTGAATCCAGTAACTGTTGCTGCACTTGAGAGCCTCCTGACTCCCTATTTAGCGAGGCAACTTTCCAAGGATAAACCTGAGGAGATTCTCAAGACGCTGAATTCCAACTGCTCGAATCCCTACCTGATCTGGGACAATGGAACTAGGGCTGAATTGAGTGAATATCTGGAAGGTAAGAGGCAGGAAAAGTTGAGTGGAAATATCAGTCTTGAACATGACTTCAGTGATTTCAAGTACAGTGCTCACAATGACGAGCTTGTCATCGGGGAGATATTTGTCAAAGTGTACAATGAACAGCCGACGTTCCCCATTGAGAATCCCAAGAGCTTCACTATTGATCTGTTGGATTTTCTGTCCAAGTCATCTGAGTATCTGGCGTCATTGAACACCATGACCCTGACTAAGATAGACCAAGAGAGGCTCAAGGGAATCGTCATGACTCTGGAGGCCCTCAAGAACGTCATCAAGAACAATCCTGGCATTGAGATGCAGTGCATCGGTCATTTCACATTGATCTTCGGGCTTCTGAGTTGCAATAATTTCAAACCTATTCAGAAGAGAGCTCTAGAGGTCATCAACAACGTGACGAAGAATCACGAGTGTGTGAACGACATCGCAGCGAACGAAGTGGTTGTTCATTTGCTGCTGACTCTTCACACTTTGAAAGAACATCAGCTGTTGACTCTGGAGACACTCTATGCACTGATGAGCACCACGAAGATTGTCAAGGACGCCCTCTCAAAAGGTGCGGTAATATATATTCTCGATTTATTCTGCAACTCGAGTAACATTCAGATACGTGAGGCTGCAGCTGATCTCCTAGCTAAGATGTCATCTGATAAATTGGCAGGGCCAAAAGTTAAATTAGATTTATCAAGGTTTCTTCCAAGATTATTCAGCGAGGCGATTCGTGATGCTCCGAAACAATGTGTTCATATGTTTGAAACTAAACATGAAAATCCTGAGTTGATTTGGGATGATGACGCCAAGGCCAAAGTCTCGAGAATGGTGGCCGAGTTGAAAGATGATTACTACTCACTGCAGAGGAGAAATCCTCATGGAATTCTCAAGCTACCAGAGGCACCGAGTAATATCGATGTTGCTACCAATGAGCCTGTTGTTGGTGGTGTTTATCTGAGATTATTTATTGCCAGTCCAGCTTGGGCGCTGAGGAAGCCAAAGGAGTTTCTGAGTGATTTGTTGGACACGACTTTGTCACTTATGGCAAGGGATAAAACTGATGCTGATATGCTGGAACTAACGACTCAGGCACTCGTTTGCCTTCTTCAGGCTCAACCTGCACTGGCTGATCAGGTGCCCTCATTGGGGCATATACCGAGACTATGCAGACAAATGGCGACGAGAAATAGTCAGCCACCTGTGTACAAAGCGGCCATACTTATATTGCATCAATTAGCCACAAGTGAGATTTGCATAACCTCAATATGCCAGACTGATTGTATTAGCCCACTTAAGCTTGCCATGCAGTCCAGGAAGGATATGATTGCTGTTGCCTGTGAGACGCTCAATAGATTGTTTTCTACAAATGAGGATCGTCTCATTAAGCAG GCTTTGGAGGCGGAAATGGTACCTTATCTATTGAATATTCTGGAAGGCAGACTCGACCTCATTGACAATCCGGCTACTACTAAAGCTCAGATTGTCAAAGCTCTGAAGGCTATGGCTAGGAGTATACTCCTCGGGGAGAAAGTCAATTCAATACTGGAGAAATCGTCTATTTGGGCTGAGTATAAAGACCAGAAGCATGACTTGTTTATTTCTAATGCTCCTACCACTGGATATCTCACAG GTATACCAGTATCGGCTGGATATTTAACAGCAGGCCCCAGTGCTCAAATACCAACTGCACCTCCACCAGTAGAAAGAGAAGACAGGCTGAACCACAGAAATGATCACGTATGA